From the Terriglobia bacterium genome, the window GCAGCAGCATGGCTTCGTCGCGAAACCACACGATCCGGCCGTCGCCCGCGATGATGCGGTACTCGATCAAGAAGGGTTGCCCAGTTCGCCGGGAGCGCTCTTCCTCGAGGATCGCGCGTTCACGATCGTCCGGATGGACGTGCTTATACCAGCTTTCGGAGTTCGCGAGCCATTCCTCGGGGGAATAGTCGAGGTAGTCGCGGATCTGCGGGCTGACGTAATACCAGCGCCCGACAGCTCCGACCTCGGCAATATAGGCGATGCCCGGCAGGCGCTCGATGAGGGAGCGATGGCGCTCTTCGCTCGTGTGCAGGGCCAGTTCCGATTTCTTGTGCTCGCTGATGTCGCTCAGCAGCCCCTGGACAAATTGCGGCTTGCCATCGAGGCCGCAGCTGACGCTGGCGACTTCGCGAATCCAGCGGGAACTGCCGTCCCGCGCTACCAGGCGGTATTCGATTTCATAATGGCCTCCGCACTCCTGAATCTGCTGGCGGGCTTCCAAGGCGGAAGCCCGGTCATCGGGATGGACGTGCTGGATCCAGACATCGGGCGTGGAGAGCCATTCTTTAGCGGGAACCCCGGTCAGGTCTTCAATTTGCGGGCTGACGCACTGCCACTGGCTAAGGTTGCCGGGCTGGGAAATATAGAAGACGGCCAAGGCCTGCCGGGGCGGGGTACTGAGGGGATTGCCGAAGCCCCCTGCCGGGCCTACGGGCGCCATTTTGTTGGTAGAGGAGGGCGCAGCGGTCGGCGCGGCCACAGAAGGGCTACGGCGAGCCGCGCGTGGCTCGGACAAGAAATCTTTTCTTGACCCCATCTGCCCATCCCTACTTACTGTGGAGTGCCGATTGCCTCAGGGAAGCCCCGGCAACAGCATGCGCAGTTTCGTAAAACCAATCGTTTTTGTCAATGAACCGAACGGTGGGGGAGTTTCTTCGCAGAAACGTTAAGTACTCATGCTGACGATTGCCCAACTGGCGCCGCTCAAGGAACGCGATCCCTATCTTTACGAGACGCTCACCAAGCTCGTGGCGGCGGTGAACGCCACCGGCCAGCGCGCCGGGCTGGATCCCGGGCAGCCGCTACCCGCGCCGCCGGCGATTGCCGCGCTGACCGTGCAGGCCGCCAACGGCTGGTTCGATCTGGCCATCAGCGACCCCTCGGGTGCGCGGCCGGGGCTTTTCTACTTCGCCGAATCGGATACCACGCCGGCCTTTGCCGCGCCCCGCGTCTACTTCCTGGGCGCTTCGCGGAACCTCTATGTGCAGCTGGGCAATCAGACGCTGTACTGGCGTGGCTATTCCCAGTACATCGGGTCACACCCTTCCGCATCTGTAACGTACGGGAATCCGCCGGTCGCGGTAACCGGGGGTGGGGCGTCCGGGCCCGCGCCGCTGCCCTCGACCGGGAGCGGTACGTTGCCTCCAGGGGTGGTGCGCGGCGGAAATGGCTTTGGAATTCTCGGCAGCGGGCGGCTGCGCGGGCCGTCGCTGCTGTGAGCACGGTTTTCAGGCGCACGTGATCGTCCGCGAATACCAACCGGAAGACCTGGAGGCCCTGCGCGCCCTGCATGCGGCGCAAGGCTTTGCCTATCCGTTCCCGGACCTGGGCGATCCGCTGTTTGTGACCCGGCTGGTGCTGGCGGAAAAGCCCGGGAACCAATCGCCGGGCGCTCCAGGGGAAGAAAATCGCCAGCGGCACGCCAGCGCTACCCAGGGACGGATCGTGGGGGCGGCGCTGCTGCGCCTGACGGCGGAAGCCTATCTGCTGCTGGATCCGCGCGAGGGGACGCCGCGGGAACGCTGGACGCGCCTGCTGGCGCTGCATGCCGCCACGGAGGGCGACGCCTGGCGGCGCGGGCTAGAGGACGTGCATGCCTGGCTGCCGCCGGCGATCGCCGGAAAATTCGGACGGCGGCTGGCGCGGCTGGGCTGGGTGCGCGACGACGCCTGGACGCCCTATTGTCGCCGGCTGACCGATGAAAAAGGTGAGATGGTAAAAACGTCAAATCGGCCAGAAGCGGCGGGCTAGAGGGGAATCCCCAGGCTCTTCAATTCTTCAAGCTTTCGACTTTCGACTTTCGACTCTTCAACTTTCCTCCGGAGGCTTCCATGGGACGTGGCGCACAAGCAGCGACGCAGCAAGCCAGCGATCAGGAACGCGCGCGCATCAACGCGCTGAACCAGCAGTTTCTCGGCGAACGCTCGCAGATCGGCAACCTGCTCCTGCCGCAGTATCAGGACATTCTGCAGAATCCCGGGCTGAGCGCGGCGGACAAGGCCGCGGTTACCGGGCAGTCGCAGGGGGCGCTGGCCAGCGCCTTCGACGCGCTGCAGCAGGCGGCGCAGAATCGCCTGGCGCGCACGCGCAATTCCGCCGGCTTCGGCGAGTTGGCCGACGAGTTGGCGCGGCAGCACGGGAGGGACGAGGCCAATCTGGCGCAGCAGAACGACCTGACCTTCTCGAACGAGGCCTACCGCCGGCGCATGAACGCCCTGCAGGGGCTCTCCGGCCTCTTCGGGGTGGACACCAGCCTGCTGGGCCGTTCGCTGGGCATTCCCGCCGATCTGCTGAATGTACGCGCCAATGCCTCGCGCAGCGGCGGCGGATTTTTCTCCGCGCTGGGCTCTTCGCTGGGCCACACCCTGGGCGCGGTTCCGGGGATGTTCTTCTAAAACAAGAATGTCGAACAGTTGAAGAGTCGAAAAGTTCCGGAACCGCCGGGGCTGCGTGACCGCCCCGCTTGGCGCGCTCCACGGCACAGGGGGCCCATGCCGCACATTCCGATCAGCCTATTCCTGACAGCCGCGTCCTTATTGGTACAAACTGTGGTGTTTCTGCGCTGGCTGCACCGGCGCATGCGCGACGATGAGATCGCGCGCACCTTCGTGCGCGATGTCGCCACCAATCACCTTCCGCACATCTACTCCGCGCTGCGCCAGATCGCCGAGCAGCAGGGAATTTACCTGGAAGAGCCGCCGCTGGTGCAATTCCTGGAAGTAAACGGCCGGCCGCGCCGCTGGCGTCACAGCGCAACGCGTTGACCGCTTTGCGGCCACAATGATGACTCCTCCTCCGGAAGATCTGGTCGCCCTGGCACGTGAGTTCGCCGCCGCGCACGCGCTCGACCCAGCGCTGGTCTGCGCGGTGATCGAGCAGGAGTCCGCGTGGAACCCCTGGGCCATACGCTACGAGCCGGCGTTCTTCGTCAAATATGTGGCGCCTATGTATACCAACAACAAAATCTCCGCGACAGAAGCTTATGCGCGCGGCTTTTCCTGGGGCCTGATGCAGGTCATGGGACAGGTGGCGCGGGAAAATGGATTTGCGGAGGCCTGCCTCACCGAGCTGTGCGCGCCCGGGCAGGGAATTGCCGTGGGTTGCCGGGTCCTGCGGAAGAAGCTGGCTGCGGCCGGGGGCGATGTCGAGCGCGGTTTGCTGGCCTGGAATGGCGGGGCCAATGCCGGGTATCCTGCGGCGGTCCTGGCGCGGAAGAACCGCTACGCGTGAGAGCTACGGAGTGGAAGCGTTGAACAGCGAAAAATGCAGGCGGCTTCCCTGGCCGCGATCGTGAATATGACTTCTTTGTGGATACGCGCGCTCGCCGTTCTTGCGGTCTGCGCGCTGGGCGCTTTCTTTGTGCGCGAGGAGATTGCCTGGCGGCGGGAGCGGGCACGACTCACCGAGGAGATCGCCGCGGCGCGCAAGCTGGTGCAGGAGGCCGACGCCCGGCAGCGCCAGCGCGACGCCGAGCTGGACGCGGCGCTGGGACGGATTGCGCTACGCAAGCGCGCCGTGCAGACGCCGCAGGAGATCGTCCGCGAATTGCCGCGCGATCTGCCGCTGCCGGCGCCGATCACCCTGGCGGCTGAAGGGACGGCGGCCCAAAAACAGCCGAGTGCCCCGGCGCAGGCAGCGGGCGAATCCCGTGCGCCGAGTGCCGCCGTGGCGGATAGCAACCGCCCCGCACAGCTCCCCGTGGAGGACCTCAAGCCGCTTTTCGATTTTGTGCAGGACTGCAAGTCGTGCCAGGTTGAATTGGCCGGGGCCCGCGGCAATCTCGCCGATGAACGCGCCAAGACCGCAGCCCTGACGCGGGAGCGCGATGCCGCCCTGCGGCTGGCCCGCGGAGGCGGATTCTGGCGCCGCACGGCCCGCGCCGCCAAGTGGTTTGCCGTGGGAGCCGCCGCCGGAGCCGTAGCGGCGAAGGCCGTAAGATAGCCCAGCCAAGCCACCCTAGGGAGCCTCCGGGGCCGGGGAAGAGGCCTGCTCCTGAGAGACCCGCAGGCAGATCCTTTCCATGTGTGACCGCGAAGCGGTCACACATATGTGCGTGATAAATCGCCACGCGGGAATTCTCTCGTCATGCTTCCCAACATGCAGACAACAAGATGAATACCACGCGCGGCTGGCGTCTCCCCCCACGCCAGCCGCATTGATCATCTCTAGTCCTCAGACAAGAGGTGGGAAAGGCCCAACGGAGAAGGCTGGCGCCATCGGCTCAGGAAAGCTCAGCAGGGGAAGTGGCAGGAGAAAGAGAGTAGACGCAGAAATCCCCAATAAAGCTAAAGATAGCGCTTGACAGCATGTCCTATAAGATATATTATGTTAACTAAGAAATCTGCCTAACTTTAATCTACAGCCGCGCCAGGTCCGTGAACCATCCCCTGCTTAAGGCTTCTTGCCCGCTACCTTCCCCGCTTGGTGCTCCAGTTCATACCGGATGTATTGTTCGAGCTGTGCAGCGTCGGCTCCCACCAGGCGGCGCCCATTGACGAAGACGGTGGGCGTGCTGGCCACGTCCATCTCCCGTCCATTTTCGAAACTGGCATCCACGGCCTGAGCGGCTTCCGGGCTGGCCATACAGGACTTGAAGGCATCGGCGTTCAGCCCGGCGTCCCCTGCATAGTCGATCATCTTGTTCCAGGCGTTCTCCGCGGAGATGACCTGCTGGTCGTCGTAGATCCGGTCATAGAAGATCCAGAAGGCCTTTGGGTCCTGCTGGAATGCGCAGCGCGCGGCGATAGCAGCGGAGCGCGCCCAGGGATGGATATTGGAGAGCGGGAAATCCTTGAAGACCAGCCGGACCTGAGGATATCTGGGCAGGACGGTTCGCATGACGTCGTGAAGCTGTTTGCAGACCGGGCACTGAAAGTCGGCGAATTCGACCAGGGTGATGGCGGCCTGGGGGTCGCCGGTGGCGGGTGCGTTGTCGAGCTTGAGTTTGGCCCGAGTCTCGGCGAGGGGGTCCCGACTCATGTCCGTGAGCTCGCCGCGGAAGAGATATTTTCCGTCGCGGCTCACGAAGAGCTTTGCGGACTCCTTCTGGTCGCCCAGTTCGAGGTCCGCGGTGGTCTCCAGCATTCCCGGCACGCCGGTTTCCTTCAGCGGCGCCACGGTGAGCTTGACCTCGGGACCCCAGGCATAGAGGTGGCGCAGATAGTCGTCGATCTTCTTCCGGAGAGCGGCGTCTGCACCACTGGACGACGCCGGGATGCTCCCCGGAGCGGCCTGCTGCGCCTGCGTGGAAAGTCCTGCGACCAGCAGGAGGAGTGCAAGGAATGCCGAGCGGAAACGAATCACGGTGGAATTCTCCAGTCTCTAAGGAATAAATTTCTGGGCAATTGGGAACGGACGTCCGAAGCCGAAGGCCCGCGAAGTGATTTTCAGACCCGGGGCGGCCTGTTTGCGCTTGTATTCGGCGCGGTCCACGCGCAGAGCGATGTCGCGGACCAGCGCCAGGTCGAAGCCGTAGTGCGCGGCAATCTCTTCCGGGCCGCGCACATCCTCTATATAGGCTTTCAGGATGCGGTCGAGGACGTCGTAGGGCGGGAGGCTGTCCAGATCGGTCTGATTGGGGCGCAACTCGGCGGAAGGCGGTTTCTCAATGGTCGTCCGGGGGATCAGTTCCCTTTCGCGGTTGATGAAATTGGCCAGCTCGTAAACCATCAACTTCGGCACGTCGGAGATGATGGCGAGGCCGCCGGCCATGTCGCCGTACAGCGTGCAATAGCCAACGGCCAGTTCGGACTTGTTGCCGGTGCTCAGGACCAGCAAGCCGAACTTGTTGGAGAGGGCCATGAGGAAATTACCGCGGATGCGCGCCTGGATGTTTTCCTCGGTGACATCCATGGGGCGGTCGCCGAAGGCCGGGCGCAGGGCCTTGCCGTAAGCTTCGAAGACCTCGGTAATGGGCAGGGTGAGCAACTCGATGCCGAGATTTTCGGCGAGCTTTTTGGCGTCGGTGCGGCTGCCTTCGGAGGAAAACGGGCTGGGCATGGAGACGCCGAGAACGTTTTCACGGCCCACGGCTTCCACGGCAAGGGCAGCAACGACGGCAGAGTCGATACCCCCGCTGAGGCCGATGAGGACTTTGCGAAAGCCGCACTTGCGCACGTAGTCGCGGGTCCCGGTGATCAGGGCGCGATAGGCATATTCGAGCTCGCCCGGGGGCTGCGCGTGAATCTCGCCCTGCCCGGTGGCGGTATCGAAAAGCACCATGTCTTCCTCAAACGCGCTGGCCTGCGCGGCAATCTTGCCGCCGGAGGTAATGGCCATGCTGCCGCCGTCGAAGATCAGGGTGTCGTTTCCGCCGACCTGGTTGACGTAAATCAGAGCCCGGCCGTGGTTCCGGGCCAGCGCGCAGAGCATATCGCGGCGCAGCGCACGTTTGTCGATAGTGTAGGGGGAGGCGGAGATGTTGATGATGATGCTGGTTCCCTGCCGGACGAGTTCGGCAATGGGGTCGCGCGCGTAGAGCGGCTTGGCCCAGAAATTCTTGTCGTTCCAGGCGTCCTCGCAGATGGTAATGCCGAGATTGGCGCCGCCCAAGGAAAAGACGGATTGCCGCTCGGCGGGCTGAAAGTAGCGCGACTCGTCGAAAACGTCGTAGGTGGGCAGCAACATCTTGCTCTGCTCGAAAACGATGTGGCCGCCGCTGAGAAGCGCCGCCTTATTGGCAATGGCTTTTCCCGTGGACTGGTCAACGCGGCCGACGAAGCCAACGATTGCCGGGAGGGTCAGCTGGGCGGCCAGGGCGTCCAGGGTGCGCAGGTTGCGCTCGATGAAGGCCGGGCGCTCGAGGAGATCCTGGGGGAGATACCCGCACACGCACAGCTCGGAGAAAACGGCCAGATCGGCGCCGCGCTGTTTGGCCTGCTCCGCCAGGCTCAGGATGCGCGCGGAATTGCCAGCGAAGTCCCCGACCGTGGGATTGAATTGAGCGAGGGCGATTTTCATGTTTGGCCTTTAGGATACGGATGCCCACCCCGGATTGCAAACCCTGGCCGCGCCGCATGTTACGGGAGTGCCAGCGCAAAAAAAACCCGCGGAGGGAAATCCGCGGGTCCGGAAATAACAGGCGCGCGCAGCGGTCAAGCCGCGAGGCCGCCGCCGCTTCAGGCGCTAAAGGAGCTGCCGCAGCCGCAGGTGCTCTTCACGTTGGGGTTGTTGAACTTGAACCCCGCACCCTCGAGCGTTTCGATGTAGTCGATTTCGACGCCATCGAGGTACATCGAGCTCATCTGGTCAACGAGGACCTTGAGCCCGTCGAATTCCAGCACGTGGTCGGTCTCATTAGTCTGGGTTTCGAAAGCCATGTGGTACTGGAAGCCTGAGCAGCCACCGCCCACGACCGCGACACGCAGGGCCGTCGGCGCTGGGTTCTGCATGCTCATGATTTCTTTGACCTTGCCGGCCGCGACTGTCGTCAGGTTGATCATGGAATTTACTCTCCTCCGGTCGCAGGCGCTCCTGCGAGATTCCTTACTTTTAAAGTATAACAAAATTGCCTGCTGCTGCGCAGCCCCTTTCCGCAACTCGTGTTGTTACCGGAAACGCGGCGTATCACCGGTTTCGACATCTTCCGGGCATTCGCATAAAATAGATAAATGAGCCATAAAGTGACTTTGATTCCCGGTGAAGGCATCGGCCCAGAAGTGGCCGCGGCGACGCGACGCATTCTGGAAGCCGCGGGCGTGAAGATTGACTGGGAAGAGTTTGAAGCGCGCGGTGCGCAGTACGAAGAAAAAGGCCCCCTGCTGCAGGAAGCGGCGCTGGAGTCCGTGCGCCGAAACGGGGTGGCCTTGAAAGGGCCCATGACCACGGCCATCGCCGGCGGCGCGCCCAGCATCAACGTGGCGCTGCGCAAAACCCTGGACCTCTATGCCAACCTGCGCCCGGTGCGCAACCTGCCCGGAGTGAAATCGCGCTTCGAAAACGTGGACCTGGTCATCGTCCGCGAGAACACCGAGGATCTCTATTCCGGGCTGGAGCATGAAGTCGTGCCCGGCGTGGTCGAGAGCCTGAAGATCATCACCGAGCGGGCCTCCACGCGCATCGCGAAATTTGCCTTTGACTACGCGCGCAAGCACGGCCGCAAAAAGATTCACGCCATTCACAAAGCCAACATCATGAAGCTCTCCGACGGGCTGTTCCTGCGCTCGATCCGCAATATCGCCCAGGGCTATCCGGAGATCGAATACCGCGAGATGATCGTGGACAACACCTGCATGCAACTGGTGCTCAATCCCCAGCAG encodes:
- a CDS encoding lytic transglycosylase domain-containing protein, translated to MMTPPPEDLVALAREFAAAHALDPALVCAVIEQESAWNPWAIRYEPAFFVKYVAPMYTNNKISATEAYARGFSWGLMQVMGQVARENGFAEACLTELCAPGQGIAVGCRVLRKKLAAAGGDVERGLLAWNGGANAGYPAAVLARKNRYA
- a CDS encoding thioredoxin domain-containing protein; protein product: MIRFRSAFLALLLLVAGLSTQAQQAAPGSIPASSSGADAALRKKIDDYLRHLYAWGPEVKLTVAPLKETGVPGMLETTADLELGDQKESAKLFVSRDGKYLFRGELTDMSRDPLAETRAKLKLDNAPATGDPQAAITLVEFADFQCPVCKQLHDVMRTVLPRYPQVRLVFKDFPLSNIHPWARSAAIAARCAFQQDPKAFWIFYDRIYDDQQVISAENAWNKMIDYAGDAGLNADAFKSCMASPEAAQAVDASFENGREMDVASTPTVFVNGRRLVGADAAQLEQYIRYELEHQAGKVAGKKP
- a CDS encoding NAD+ synthase, with protein sequence MKIALAQFNPTVGDFAGNSARILSLAEQAKQRGADLAVFSELCVCGYLPQDLLERPAFIERNLRTLDALAAQLTLPAIVGFVGRVDQSTGKAIANKAALLSGGHIVFEQSKMLLPTYDVFDESRYFQPAERQSVFSLGGANLGITICEDAWNDKNFWAKPLYARDPIAELVRQGTSIIINISASPYTIDKRALRRDMLCALARNHGRALIYVNQVGGNDTLIFDGGSMAITSGGKIAAQASAFEEDMVLFDTATGQGEIHAQPPGELEYAYRALITGTRDYVRKCGFRKVLIGLSGGIDSAVVAALAVEAVGRENVLGVSMPSPFSSEGSRTDAKKLAENLGIELLTLPITEVFEAYGKALRPAFGDRPMDVTEENIQARIRGNFLMALSNKFGLLVLSTGNKSELAVGYCTLYGDMAGGLAIISDVPKLMVYELANFINRERELIPRTTIEKPPSAELRPNQTDLDSLPPYDVLDRILKAYIEDVRGPEEIAAHYGFDLALVRDIALRVDRAEYKRKQAAPGLKITSRAFGFGRPFPIAQKFIP
- the erpA gene encoding iron-sulfur cluster insertion protein ErpA — protein: MINLTTVAAGKVKEIMSMQNPAPTALRVAVVGGGCSGFQYHMAFETQTNETDHVLEFDGLKVLVDQMSSMYLDGVEIDYIETLEGAGFKFNNPNVKSTCGCGSSFSA
- a CDS encoding isocitrate dehydrogenase (NAD(+)), translating into MSHKVTLIPGEGIGPEVAAATRRILEAAGVKIDWEEFEARGAQYEEKGPLLQEAALESVRRNGVALKGPMTTAIAGGAPSINVALRKTLDLYANLRPVRNLPGVKSRFENVDLVIVRENTEDLYSGLEHEVVPGVVESLKIITERASTRIAKFAFDYARKHGRKKIHAIHKANIMKLSDGLFLRSIRNIAQGYPEIEYREMIVDNTCMQLVLNPQQFDMLLLPNLYGDVVSDLGAGLVGGLGVVPSANWGDKAAMFEAVHGTAPDIAGKGLANPTALLLSSILMLDYLGESPAARRIEKALETVYREAKHTTRDVGGTSGTNEFTDAVIAALSAP